Below is a genomic region from Sebastes umbrosus isolate fSebUmb1 chromosome 20, fSebUmb1.pri, whole genome shotgun sequence.
tttttttcagaattttttttcggacattttttcagacttttttttcagactttttttccggacattttttcagatctttttttttttacttttttcagacattttttttcagactttattttcggacattttttcagatcttttttttttcagaatttttttcagacattttttctggacattttttcagatcttttttttgacttttttttcagacttttttcagatctttttttcggacagtttttcagacttttttttcagacatttttcagatcttttttttttcagacatttttcagatctttttttttttcagaatttttttcagacttttttcagacatttttcagaccttttttttcagatcttttttttctgacattttttcagatcttttttttttacttttttcagatctttttttttttttacttttttcagaccttttttttcggacattttttcaggtcttttttttttttttacttttttcagaccttttcagactttattttcggacattttttcagatcttttttttagacttttttttcagacatttttcagatcttttttttcggacattttttcagacttttttttcagacatttttcggaccttttttcagacttttttttcggacattttttcagatcttttttttcagacattttttcagatcttttttttcggacattttttcagacctttttttcaaacatttttcagatcttttttttagactttttttcagacatttgtcagatcttttttttttacttttttcagatctttttttttttttacttttttcagaccttttttttcggacattttttcaggtcttttttttttttttttacttttttcaggtcttttcagactttattttcggacattttttcagatcttttttttagactttttttccagacatttttcagatcttttttttcggacattttttcagacttttttttcagacatttttcggacctttttttcagacttttttttcggacattttttcagatcttttttttttttacttttttcagaccttttttttcggacattttttcagatcttttttttcagatcttttttttcggacattttttcagatctttttttcaaacatttttcagatcttttttttagactttttttcagacatttgtcagatcttttttcggacattttcagatcttttttttcggacagtttttcagacatttttcagatcttttttttcagaattttttttcggacattttttcagactttcttttcagacctttttttcagacttttttttcagatctttttttttttacttttttcagaccttttttttagactttttttttcagatcttttttttcggacattttttcagaattttttttcagacatttttcagaattttagaAACATGTtaattaactgtaaatacaatATGAATTGTGTTAATGGTACGGTTCACAACAGACGGATGTTGTGCTAATTGTGTTTAgagttttgaaaatgtgactgcAGATTAGACAAAAGGATGTTGGCGATTACAAAAAACTGTAACacactttgatattttttttttaacaccttAACAATATTTACTTAACACCAATGATTTGTTTCTCTTCGCAGGCTGTCCACGATAACCAGATCTTGATTGTTGTTGGAGAAACTGGGTCCGGTAAGACCACGCAGATCACTCAGTACCTGGCGGAGGCGGGCTACACCTCCCGGGGGAAGATCGGCTGTACGCAGCCCCGTCGTGTGGCCGCCATGTCAGTGGCCAAGAGAGTCTCTGAGGAGTACGGTTGCCGTCTGGGACAAGAGGTGAGTGATTCTTCTTAACCTGAACTAGAAATTCTTAGTGAGAGCTTTTCCTCTCTCCTGTAGTAtttagcatttctttttttaccttcaCTCTAGGTGGGTTACACCATCCGATTTGAGGACTGTACCAGTACAGAGACGGTAATCAAGTACATGACCCATGGTATGCTGCAGAGGGAGTGTCTGCTGGACCCAGACATGAGTCTGTATTCCCTCATTATGCTGGATGAGGCCCATGAGAGAACGATCCACACCGATGTGCTCTTTGGACTTCTCAAGAAggtatttttttacattctgcaaaccatataatgtttttaaagaataataaatcataccAACAATGCTGTTTCTCATACAATAacttcctctgtctcttttaGACGATACAGAAACGCAAAGATATGAAGCTGATCGTGTCCTCCGCCACACTGGATGCTGTCAAGTTCTCCCAGTATTTCTTTGAAGCGCCCATCTTCACCATCCCAGGAAGAACTTTCCCAGTGGAGGTTCTCTACACCAAAGAGCCTGAGACGGACTACCTGGATGCCAGCCTCATCACTGTTATGCAGATTCATCTGTGTGAGCCTCCAGGTACGGTTAGAAACAGGTTTCCTTATCTTGAATTTAAAGTCCCAAGGACAAGTGATGATTATTTTAACCCCAAGAGACCAActtagtcaacagtagatgtcacaccgaagtggtgtacatcatctgagagctgggaacctggagattaatttgggatgcagctcagcactgtgtgtcaagttgttctagtcattaatcagaaatacattttgaaagtgtataagagcttaGAACAttgtgatagaagtatatgatggccattcccatgctctattatgttgttgcagcaatttttcggttaataccatttgttacacagatttggtgctaaatttaaccatttttaccaattcaagaattgataaaaatgatcaataatcgctccagaataccacattaagacaccaagaccttgaggaacaccatagaaaaagccatgctgtgatttgggatcaaaaacttttgacttttctgcaagaattgcatttttcggcaattaaatggcgagcatttctgttgtgtaaactggtcagaaacccccttattgtcaatctagctaggaaagccatccatcctttgaatgctctaggtctctagtctgatccatccatcctctgaatgctctaggtctctagtttgtggctgtaaagtttcatgaggctgtgattatcctagaggtcaccacaggtcattttatacagtgagatcaagttttaaaaaagtggtctcactacaatgaaatggctactatggggactaacatcatcatacatgaatacagttggctACAACCTCTTAAAGACAATAATCACGGGTCTTAGAGGGTGTGCTAtacttgtgttgttttgtataAATGAAACCTAATCATGTCTctgtaggaaaaaaataatttgaattagcttttatgttaaaaaaatcttccttttctctctgttctttGTCCAGGTGACATCCTGGTGTTTCTGACTGGACAGGAAGAGATCGACACCGCTTGTGAGATCCTGTAcgagagaatgaagtcgctggGACCGGCTGTTCCTGATCTGATTATTCTGCCAGTTTACTCTGCCCTGCCCAGCGAGATGCAGACCAGGATCTTTGACCCGGCACCCCTTGGCAGCAGAAAGGTCAGAAACTGAAGTGGATAAGATTAAAGTTGTTGGTTGTTGGGTATTTTTAGAGAGTGAGCACGGACCAAATCAAACACCTTAAAGAGTAAATAATGATCCTCtcacttttctttgtttcccACCAGGTCATCATTGCCACAAACATCGCTGAGACGTCTCTCACTATCGATGGGATCTACTACGTGGTCGACCCCGGCTTTGTTAAACAGATCGTGTATAATTCCAAGACGGGCATCGACCAGCTGGTGGTGACCCCCATCTCACAGGTCCGTCCATTTTAACACAACcataacattttacatttgtcCTACTTGGTTTTTAATCGTATGTTGATAAAAAGCATCATTGGTAATGATTTGATATCTCTTTACCACAAACTCCCTGATGTGTTTTCAGGCCCAGGCCAAGCAGAGGTCGGGTCGAGGCGGCAGAACGGGTCCAGGGAAGTGTTACCGGCTCTACACGGAGAGAGCCTACAGAGACGAGATGCTGACGACCAACGTGCCTGAGATCCAGAGAACCAGCTTGGCCAGCACTGTGCTGTCTCTGAAGGTAACGCACTGACTTCTTCTAACACTTAACATGAATCAGTTTCCATCTGTATAACGGCTTTATTCATGACTTTGTTGcccagttattattattttctttcgcTCTAAAGgcgcgctacattttggcgaagaaaaactggcatggccattttcaaaggggtcccttgacctctgacctccagatatgtgaatgtaaatgggttctatgggtacccacgagtctcccctttacagacatgcccactttatgataatcacatgcagtttggggcaagtcatagtcaagtcagcacactgacagctgttgttgcctagttatgatttgagcatattgttttatgctaaatgcagtacctgtgagggtttctagacaatatctgtcattgttttgtgttgttaattgatttgcaataataaatatatacatacatttgcattaatcagcatatgtgtccactcccatgttgataagagtctccctttaaggttcattttgaacagataaaaaatgtgcggttacagttttaatcgattgaaagccctacTGTCAGACATTACTATTATTGTtagtgtgatttatttatttattttttaatttcccaGGCCATGGGTATTAATGACCTCCTGGCTTTCGACTTCATGGACGCTCCTCCCATGGAGACTCTGATCATAGCCATGGAGCAGCTCTACACGCTGGGAGCTCTGGATGATGAAGGCTTACTCACACGGCTGGGAAGAAGGGTGAGGAGGAAGATCTACTGCATATACTCGGATTGTTGTATTATAACTGATGATACaaatttatttatgcatataATCTGTGCAAGAAGTGCTTGAATGACCAGAATAGGTTTGTCCACTGTCTGTATTTAGGTGTCTACTGTACATTATGCATACTGACTGTATTTGATTTGCACCCGTCTCTATGGTTCAGATGGCTGAGTTTCCTCTGGAGCCGATGTTGTGTAAGATGTTGATCATGTCCGTCCATCTGGGCTGCAGTGAAGAGATGCTCACCATCGTGTCGATGCTGTCTGTGCAGAACATCTTTTACAGACCAAAGGTATGAATACACACAACAGTCATACTGACCACATTAGACTTACTTCTATAAATTACACAgacaatttgtttttcttcctccaaatctttaatgataaaacatacttaaagcatttttttcaaGGCGGCAACATGCTTAAAACATCTAGTGAAATAACACGTTATCAGACTcaactagagatgcaccgatcaatCGACTGCAATACAAGCTGCGGAGGAACAATTAACTTTATTagacacttattatattgtaattcattcccatgatgaTGCTCAGAGTAATCGCAGTGAGCGGCTCGTCTGCATGAAGATAAAgcgctaacgttaacggaggttgcattgagttatgatgcgttcaagctctacgaGGTAAATTAAaacgctatcatgatgtgttcaaatgtaattttgtaaaatgtagtttttggcgagacacttgaataaatccagttgtttgaaggaaatgttttcacagcaatatttaatagataatagagagaaaTATCACTTGTTTACCTttctaacactagctctaagaagcttataatatataattaaaactaccaatgccaagattttttaaatcaaagcaaatatttaaatacaagtacaatcatttatttcctaatcatttgaatttttatgtaaataaccactatagatgacaataacaaagtaaaaagaTAACATGATGTTTACTCTGACTTTGGGACGGTTGAAATTATCTTTCAGGATGGTAATGAAAAAGGTTCGTCTGGAGCCTTACTGTAaattatagttcttagaaagaaGATGGAATCAGCAGGTCAGACTCTTAAAAAATCGGAAATGgtaatcggtgcatctctagacTAAACACTTTGTCACAAAACACTAAATTCAACCCTTCCGTTTTCAGGACAAACAGGCCCAGGCTGACCAGAGGAAGACAAAGTTCTTCCAGCCGGAGGGAGACCACCTGACCCTGCTGGCGGTCTACAACTCCTGGAAGAACAACAAGTTCTCCAACCCCTGGTGCTTCGAGAACTTCATCCAAGCTCGCTCCTTAAAGAGAGCTCAGGACATCCGCAAGCAGATGCTGAGCATCATGGACAGGTAGCCTCTGCTAGTGTTTCAACCTTACTGTTGTGGAATGGAGAAATGACTGTAGACATAATCATGGTAGTTGATGTATACAAATATGCAGcaatgtgtttaaatgtatgcTGGACATGGAGAAAAATAGTCACACAGTATTTAAACTCACTCTTAACTCAATAATGTCttgtgaaaaaaatacaatttgaaCATTAAATATTCCTCAGACACAAGTTGGACGTGGTATCTTGTGGAAAAGCTACAGTGCGGGTCCAGAAAGCTATCTGCAGCGGTTACTTCAGGAACTCTGCCAGGAAGCATCCCCATGATGGGTACCGTACCCTGATTGACCAGCAGGTGGTTTACCTCCACCCCTCCAGCACGCTCTTCAACCGCCAGCCAGAATGGTGAGTCCTCATTGTACTGCTGTAACACTGCAGGGAAGAATAAGGGCAagattttgtgcatgtaaatataATTGTTGGCAAGATTTTAATGTCCGTGACAGTTTCCTAGAGCCCAAGGCAgcgtcttcaaattgcttgtttaaCCAACCGtacaaaatccaaagatattcagcaTCATGTAGGTCAAAAAAAGCTAAAACtcatcacatttaagaagctggaaccaccAAATGCTTGGATATTATCCGATCAGAGGGTCATACAATAAAgaacagagggtgtcgtatcctgtacagattgtaaagccccctgaggcaaattggtgatttgtgattaattaaattaaattcacttGAATGACTAATGGTTTCAGCTCTTTTAATtgaattagttgcagccctattaacTGTATTTTTGTCCTGCAGGCTTGTGTACCACGAGTTGGTGCTGACCACCAAGGAGTACATGCGAGAGGTGACCACCATCGACCCTCGCTGGCTGGTGGAGTTTGCACCGGCCTTCTACAGAGTTGGCGACCCCACACGTCTCAGCAAGGTGAAGAGGCAACAGAAACTGGAACCGCTCTACAACCGCTACGAGGAACCAAACGCTTGGAGAATCTCCCGCGCCTTCAGACGACGCTGAGGATCTCTTGTGCTTCATGCTTTTATAACAAGTAGGTAAACATACAAATACtatactacattttttttttaggattttt
It encodes:
- the LOC119479767 gene encoding ATP-dependent RNA helicase DHX8-like, with the translated sequence MAALDEIKRLEYLSLVSKVCTELENHLGISEKDLAEFIISLAEKHPTFEEFRAALCENGADFTDTFVANLLRLIHTMRPSPSTSKAHQQEVRPRNENDKLIEKYPALCKPDDPVWIILPSHTDKDDEQVAAAAMKELEMLMPNFCGTSSDNRSDRNLHSDRSRDTDRQIGRQRSRSRSKERDGETNPPRKRKRVSRWSDHPPSPHRDNENNKTDDRDADRCRDRLVDRPPPEEPVVGDIYIGKISSIMQFGCFVQLDGLRKRWEGLVHISELRKEGRIANVADVVTKGQKVKVKVLSFTGTKASLSMKDVDQMTGEDLNPNRRRNLDTGFGDEAMRNPDRPVEAIMPEPEENPSERKRLAKITDLEKWEIKQMIAANVLAKEEFPEFDEETGILPKIDDEEDQELEIDLVEEEPPFLRGQTKWSTNMSPVKIVKNPDGSLSQAAMMQSALSKERRELKQAARSAELDSIPTGLHKNWIDPMPDYEGRQIAANMRGLGAMPLDLPAWKKYAFGGNQASYGQKTELSILQQRESLPIFKLKEQLVQAVHDNQILIVVGETGSGKTTQITQYLAEAGYTSRGKIGCTQPRRVAAMSVAKRVSEEYGCRLGQEVGYTIRFEDCTSTETVIKYMTHGMLQRECLLDPDMSLYSLIMLDEAHERTIHTDVLFGLLKKTIQKRKDMKLIVSSATLDAVKFSQYFFEAPIFTIPGRTFPVEVLYTKEPETDYLDASLITVMQIHLCEPPGDILVFLTGQEEIDTACEILYERMKSLGPAVPDLIILPVYSALPSEMQTRIFDPAPLGSRKVIIATNIAETSLTIDGIYYVVDPGFVKQIVYNSKTGIDQLVVTPISQAQAKQRSGRGGRTGPGKCYRLYTERAYRDEMLTTNVPEIQRTSLASTVLSLKAMGINDLLAFDFMDAPPMETLIIAMEQLYTLGALDDEGLLTRLGRRMAEFPLEPMLCKMLIMSVHLGCSEEMLTIVSMLSVQNIFYRPKDKQAQADQRKTKFFQPEGDHLTLLAVYNSWKNNKFSNPWCFENFIQARSLKRAQDIRKQMLSIMDRHKLDVVSCGKATVRVQKAICSGYFRNSARKHPHDGYRTLIDQQVVYLHPSSTLFNRQPEWLVYHELVLTTKEYMREVTTIDPRWLVEFAPAFYRVGDPTRLSKVKRQQKLEPLYNRYEEPNAWRISRAFRRR